The proteins below are encoded in one region of Brevundimonas fontaquae:
- the fliF gene encoding flagellar basal-body MS-ring/collar protein FliF, whose product MGGFTAALQKFGIGRLAAVLGVAAGVAAVLVAVMLRMGQAPDALLYSNLDLREASEITAALDQAGIKYSSKGDGSTIMVNRDEVGTARMLVAGKGLVTSGSVGYELFDSQSVLGQTEFQQQLNEQRALQGELSRTIMSMRGITAARVHITMPRREMFTSAAGEPTAAVLVGLGGRDLTSDQVRAIRNLVASSVPNLKPDRVTVADQTNRTLAAGSDDGTFTSASAAEAKGNTESQLQARIKDIVEGVVGAGAARVQVTADIDQSRATTQEEKFDPDGQVVRSTTTNGSQSADNSGQADGGVTAANNIPGGAAPGTTPVGSTNSENAETTNYEISKTTTTTTKEPGEVKKLAVAVAVDGKWTPAKDGKGEPTYAPRTAEEIAQIKSLVAAAAGIDETRGDKIEVINVRFNHDTGIEGGLDGKSSLLDFSKNDIMRFVELGILTVVALLLIFFVLRPLLKTAAGGGANLPALAGANGVPVTTVATTVIGADGQPQMVQLPAPSEMDQKIDIARIEGQVKASSVKKVADFVQAHPDDAAGILRTWVAEG is encoded by the coding sequence GTGGGCGGCTTCACAGCGGCGTTGCAGAAGTTCGGGATCGGCCGTCTGGCTGCGGTCCTCGGCGTCGCCGCAGGCGTGGCCGCCGTGCTGGTCGCCGTCATGCTGCGCATGGGCCAGGCGCCCGACGCGCTGCTCTATTCCAACCTGGATCTGCGCGAAGCCAGCGAGATCACCGCCGCCTTGGATCAGGCCGGCATCAAATATTCGTCCAAGGGCGACGGCTCGACCATCATGGTCAACCGCGACGAGGTCGGCACGGCGCGGATGCTGGTCGCGGGCAAGGGTTTGGTGACGTCCGGATCGGTCGGTTATGAGCTGTTCGACAGCCAGTCGGTGCTGGGCCAGACCGAGTTCCAGCAGCAGTTGAACGAACAGCGCGCCCTGCAGGGCGAACTGTCGCGCACCATCATGTCCATGCGCGGCATCACCGCCGCCCGCGTCCACATCACCATGCCGCGACGCGAGATGTTCACCTCGGCCGCCGGCGAACCGACCGCCGCCGTTCTGGTGGGGCTGGGCGGGCGTGACCTGACGAGCGACCAGGTGCGGGCGATCCGCAACCTGGTGGCCTCGTCCGTGCCGAACCTGAAGCCCGACCGCGTCACCGTGGCGGACCAGACCAACCGCACCCTGGCGGCCGGCAGCGACGACGGAACCTTCACCTCGGCTTCCGCCGCCGAGGCCAAGGGCAATACCGAGAGCCAGCTTCAAGCGCGCATCAAGGATATCGTCGAAGGCGTCGTCGGCGCCGGCGCCGCTCGTGTTCAGGTCACGGCCGACATCGACCAGAGCCGCGCCACGACCCAGGAAGAGAAGTTCGATCCTGACGGTCAGGTTGTCCGCTCGACCACGACCAACGGCTCGCAATCCGCCGACAACAGCGGCCAGGCCGACGGCGGCGTGACTGCAGCCAACAACATCCCTGGCGGCGCTGCGCCCGGCACGACGCCCGTCGGCTCTACCAACTCGGAAAACGCCGAGACGACCAACTACGAAATCTCCAAGACCACCACGACCACGACCAAGGAGCCAGGCGAGGTCAAGAAGCTGGCCGTCGCCGTCGCCGTGGATGGCAAGTGGACGCCGGCCAAGGACGGCAAGGGCGAGCCGACCTATGCGCCGCGCACCGCCGAGGAGATCGCCCAGATCAAGTCGCTGGTCGCCGCCGCCGCCGGCATCGACGAGACACGCGGCGACAAGATCGAGGTCATCAACGTCCGCTTCAACCACGACACCGGCATCGAGGGCGGTCTGGACGGCAAGTCGTCGCTGCTGGACTTCTCCAAGAACGACATCATGCGCTTCGTCGAGCTGGGCATCCTGACGGTCGTCGCCCTGCTGCTGATCTTCTTCGTGCTGCGTCCCCTGCTGAAGACGGCGGCGGGCGGCGGGGCCAATCTGCCGGCGCTTGCGGGCGCGAACGGGGTACCCGTCACCACGGTGGCGACCACGGTCATCGGGGCCGACGGTCAGCCGCAGATGGTTCAACTGCCGGCGCCCAGCGAGATGGATCAGAAAATCGACATCGCCCGCATCGAGGGTCAGGTGAAGGCGTCCTCGGTCAAGAAGGTCGCCGATTTCGTTCAGGCGCATCCCGATGATGCGGCCGGCATACTGCGGACCTGGGTGGCGGAAGGCTGA
- the fliG gene encoding flagellar motor switch protein FliG: MAKLVNKKASIDDPNKLSGPEKAAVILLALGEEHTALWERLDDDEVKEISQAMATLGNVSAEAVEALMIEFVSGLSGSGAVIGSYEQTQKLLAAFLPKDRVDGLMEEIRGPAGRTMWDKLGNVNEAVLANYLKNEYPQTVAVILSKVRSDHAARVLTSLPEDFALECVQRMLRMEPVQREILDKIEATLRTEFMSNLARTSKRDSHEMMADIFNSFDRQTEARFIGALEERNRESAERIRALMFVFEDLSKLDPGGVQTLLRAVEKDALGLALKGASEGLREMFFSNMSERAAKIMREDMESMGPVRLKDVDGAQMAMVQVAKDLAAKGDIMLAGQGSDDELIY, from the coding sequence ATGGCGAAGCTGGTCAACAAGAAGGCCTCGATCGACGATCCCAACAAGCTGTCGGGACCGGAGAAGGCCGCCGTCATCCTGCTGGCGCTGGGCGAGGAGCACACCGCCCTGTGGGAGCGGCTGGACGACGACGAGGTCAAGGAAATCTCCCAGGCGATGGCGACCCTGGGCAATGTCAGCGCCGAGGCGGTCGAGGCTCTGATGATCGAGTTCGTCTCGGGGCTGTCCGGCTCCGGCGCCGTGATCGGCAGCTATGAGCAGACGCAAAAGCTGCTGGCCGCTTTCCTGCCCAAGGATCGCGTCGACGGCCTGATGGAGGAAATCCGGGGCCCGGCCGGTCGCACCATGTGGGACAAGCTGGGCAATGTGAACGAGGCGGTTCTCGCGAACTATCTGAAGAACGAATACCCTCAGACCGTCGCCGTCATCCTGTCCAAGGTGCGTTCGGACCACGCCGCCCGCGTCCTGACCAGCCTGCCGGAAGACTTCGCCCTGGAATGCGTCCAGCGGATGCTGCGCATGGAGCCGGTGCAGCGCGAGATCCTGGACAAGATCGAGGCGACGCTGCGCACCGAGTTCATGTCGAACCTGGCGCGGACCTCCAAGCGCGACAGCCACGAGATGATGGCCGACATCTTCAACAGCTTCGACCGCCAGACCGAGGCCCGCTTCATCGGGGCCCTGGAAGAGCGCAACCGCGAGTCGGCCGAACGCATCCGCGCCCTGATGTTCGTGTTCGAGGATCTGTCGAAGCTGGATCCGGGCGGGGTGCAGACCCTGCTGCGCGCCGTGGAAAAGGACGCGCTGGGCCTGGCCTTGAAGGGGGCGTCCGAAGGGCTGCGCGAAATGTTCTTCTCCAACATGTCCGAGCGCGCCGCCAAGATCATGCGCGAGGACATGGAGTCGATGGGACCGGTGCGTCTGAAGGATGTCGACGGCGCCCAGATGGCGATGGTTCAGGTCGCCAAGGATTTGGCCGCCAAGGGCGACATCATGCTGGCTGGTCAGGGCTCCGACGACGAGTTGATCTACTGA
- a CDS encoding flagellar assembly protein FlbE, whose protein sequence is MTQSPEIRRLFAFDTEFDADGTVVRPGAWTPAKRSYLPAEVEALVAQGRLEAREQALAEVENIRAMALSNIAQAVASAMPTLKAVAQAHREQAADLALAAARTIAGAALDQFPRAPLKAALELLAQEIDASPRLVVRASGLDDEARGLIERACADSGFTGVVAFRDEPGMAQAAFQLEWADGRADHDPQGSAGRVAEALTAALAAEAGHAETLPVDRSMF, encoded by the coding sequence ATGACCCAGTCCCCTGAAATCCGGCGCCTCTTCGCCTTCGACACCGAGTTCGACGCGGACGGCACGGTCGTGCGCCCCGGCGCCTGGACGCCGGCCAAGCGCTCCTATCTGCCGGCCGAGGTCGAGGCCCTGGTCGCCCAGGGGCGTCTGGAAGCGCGCGAACAGGCCCTCGCCGAGGTCGAGAACATCCGCGCCATGGCCCTGAGCAATATCGCCCAGGCTGTCGCATCGGCCATGCCGACCCTGAAGGCTGTGGCCCAGGCGCACCGCGAACAGGCCGCTGACCTGGCCCTGGCTGCTGCGCGCACCATCGCAGGGGCCGCTCTGGACCAGTTTCCGCGTGCGCCGCTGAAAGCCGCTTTGGAACTGTTGGCGCAGGAAATCGACGCCTCGCCGCGTCTAGTGGTTCGCGCCTCGGGCCTGGATGACGAGGCGCGCGGCCTGATCGAGCGCGCCTGCGCCGACAGCGGATTCACCGGCGTGGTCGCCTTCCGCGATGAACCGGGCATGGCCCAGGCCGCCTTCCAGCTGGAATGGGCCGACGGGCGCGCTGATCACGATCCGCAAGGCTCGGCCGGCCGCGTCGCTGAGGCCCTGACCGCCGCCCTGGCCGCCGAGGCCGGACACGCCGAAACCCTTCCCGTCGACAGGAGCATGTTCTAA
- the fliN gene encoding flagellar motor switch protein FliN, translating to MASDDLALEEFSGLSGLPPLDDSGEKSAADLATVFDVPVNISAVLGKSHMSVAQLLKLNKGSVLELDRKVGEAIDIFVNNRLIARGEVVVVDDRLGVTMTEIIKTEDSGA from the coding sequence ATGGCATCCGACGACCTGGCGCTGGAGGAATTCTCCGGCCTTTCGGGCCTGCCGCCCCTGGACGACAGCGGCGAAAAGAGCGCCGCCGACCTGGCGACCGTCTTTGACGTGCCGGTCAACATCTCGGCCGTTCTGGGCAAATCGCACATGTCGGTGGCCCAACTGCTGAAGCTGAACAAGGGCTCGGTGCTGGAGCTGGACCGCAAGGTCGGCGAGGCGATCGACATCTTCGTCAACAACCGCCTGATCGCGCGCGGCGAGGTCGTCGTCGTCGACGATCGGCTGGGCGTGACCATGACGGAAATCATCAAGACCGAGGATTCGGGCGCCTGA
- the flbD gene encoding sigma-54-dependent transcriptional regulator FlbD, which translates to MRLLVVGRLSGQLASAVKMAMAHGAKVNHVERADQATEQLRRGQGADLLMVDYQLDIAALIAANEAERITIPVVAFGVDADAREAAAAIKAGAKEFIPLPPDAELIAAVLSAVADDEKPMISADPSMKAVLQLANQVARSEASILITGESGVGKEVMARYLHEHSRRSERPFISVNCAAIPDNLLESELFGHEKGAFTGAVARRIGKFEEADGGTLLLDEISEMDARLQAKLLRAIQERVIDRVGGSKPVSVNIRIIATSNRDLAKAVAEGTFREDLLYRLNVVNLRLPSLRERPGDIVVLADHFIKKYAAANGVPVRPISAAARQAISAHRWPGNVRELENAMHRAVLLATGPEIDVDAIRLPDGQPLSGVGAGMMAGQAYEAPQAGVAARAAQAADAVTRSFVGQTVAAMEKTLILDTLTHCLGNRTHAANILGISIRTLRNKLNEYADEGTAIPAPMSGVSASGYAA; encoded by the coding sequence ATGCGTCTTCTGGTGGTAGGCAGACTGAGCGGCCAGCTCGCTTCGGCGGTGAAGATGGCCATGGCGCACGGCGCCAAGGTCAATCACGTCGAGCGCGCTGACCAGGCGACCGAACAACTGCGCCGGGGGCAGGGCGCCGACCTGCTGATGGTCGACTATCAGCTGGACATCGCCGCCCTGATCGCCGCCAACGAGGCCGAGCGGATCACCATTCCGGTCGTGGCCTTCGGCGTCGACGCCGACGCGCGGGAGGCGGCCGCCGCCATCAAGGCCGGCGCCAAGGAGTTCATCCCGCTCCCCCCTGACGCCGAACTGATCGCCGCCGTTCTGTCGGCCGTCGCTGATGACGAAAAGCCGATGATCTCGGCCGACCCCTCGATGAAGGCCGTGCTGCAACTGGCTAATCAGGTCGCGCGCTCGGAAGCCTCGATCCTGATCACCGGCGAAAGCGGCGTCGGCAAGGAGGTGATGGCGCGGTATCTGCACGAGCATTCGCGCCGGTCCGAACGCCCCTTCATCAGCGTCAACTGCGCCGCCATTCCCGACAATCTGCTGGAATCCGAACTGTTCGGCCACGAGAAGGGCGCCTTCACCGGCGCCGTCGCGCGCCGCATCGGCAAGTTCGAAGAGGCCGACGGCGGCACGCTTCTGCTGGACGAAATCTCCGAGATGGACGCCCGGCTTCAGGCCAAGCTGCTGCGCGCCATCCAGGAGCGCGTCATCGACCGCGTCGGCGGCTCCAAGCCGGTTTCGGTCAACATCCGCATCATCGCCACCTCGAACCGCGATCTGGCCAAGGCCGTGGCGGAAGGCACCTTCCGTGAGGACCTGCTGTATCGCCTGAACGTGGTGAACCTGCGCCTGCCGTCCTTGCGCGAGCGGCCCGGCGACATCGTGGTTCTGGCCGACCACTTCATCAAGAAATACGCCGCTGCCAACGGCGTGCCGGTGCGTCCGATCTCGGCCGCCGCGCGTCAGGCCATTTCGGCCCATCGCTGGCCGGGCAACGTCCGCGAGCTGGAAAACGCCATGCACCGCGCGGTGCTGCTGGCGACCGGCCCTGAGATCGACGTCGACGCCATCCGCCTGCCGGATGGTCAGCCGCTGAGCGGCGTGGGCGCGGGCATGATGGCGGGACAGGCCTATGAGGCGCCGCAAGCCGGGGTGGCCGCCCGCGCCGCCCAGGCGGCCGACGCCGTGACCCGCAGCTTCGTGGGCCAGACCGTGGCGGCGATGGAAAAGACGCTGATCCTGGACACCCTGACCCACTGCCTGGGCAATCGCACCCATGCGGCCAACATCCTGGGCATCTCGATCCGCACTCTGCGCAACAAGTTGAACGAATACGCCGATGAGGGCACGGCCATTCCGGCGCCGATGAGCGGCGTCTCCGCCTCGGGCTACGCGGCCTGA
- the bla gene encoding class A beta-lactamase — protein MRAPVERRCVLTGLAALSAVGCSPRAESHPAAPAPLSDEIIDLSDLEARNGGRLGFVVQDAATGRKLVWRGDERFVYCSTFKLYLAAATLLRVQAGQERLDRRISITAADMINHAPVTEPAVGASLTVEQLMKGAVEVSDNPAANLLLKAMGGPSAMQTFYRGIGDDSTRSDRFEPEMNRLDGDKDTILPNQSVANLERLFLDPTSPLTAASRALLLQWMTDTPTGQNRLRAGTPADWRVAHKTGTGGYGPTNDIGLLYPPNGQPVIVAAYYHAARATSDDANAAVIAEATRRALKVLGRG, from the coding sequence ATGCGCGCACCCGTGGAGCGCCGATGCGTCCTGACGGGGCTGGCCGCCTTGAGCGCGGTCGGCTGTTCGCCGCGCGCGGAATCACACCCTGCCGCGCCCGCCCCTCTGTCAGACGAGATTATTGATCTGTCCGACCTGGAAGCACGCAATGGCGGCCGTCTGGGCTTCGTCGTTCAGGACGCGGCGACAGGGCGTAAGCTGGTTTGGCGCGGCGACGAACGCTTCGTCTATTGCTCGACCTTCAAACTGTATCTGGCCGCCGCGACCCTGTTGCGGGTGCAGGCCGGGCAGGAGCGACTGGATCGCCGCATCTCCATCACTGCGGCGGACATGATCAACCACGCTCCGGTGACCGAGCCCGCCGTTGGCGCGAGCCTGACGGTCGAGCAGTTGATGAAGGGCGCGGTTGAGGTCAGCGACAACCCCGCCGCCAATCTGTTGCTGAAGGCCATGGGCGGCCCGTCGGCGATGCAGACCTTCTATCGCGGCATCGGCGACGACAGCACCCGCTCGGACCGTTTCGAGCCCGAGATGAATCGCCTGGACGGCGACAAGGATACGATCCTTCCCAACCAGTCGGTCGCCAATCTTGAACGTCTTTTTCTGGATCCGACCTCGCCCCTGACGGCGGCGTCGCGCGCCCTGTTGCTGCAGTGGATGACCGATACGCCCACGGGTCAGAATCGTCTTAGGGCTGGGACGCCAGCGGATTGGCGGGTGGCGCACAAGACGGGGACGGGGGGCTATGGGCCGACCAACGACATCGGCCTGTTGTATCCGCCGAACGGCCAACCTGTGATCGTGGCCGCCTATTACCACGCTGCCCGGGCGACATCGGACGACGCTAATGCGGCCGTGATCGCCGAGGCGACGCGTCGCGCGCTGAAGGTCTTGGGCCGTGGCTGA
- the flhA gene encoding flagellar biosynthesis protein FlhA, with translation MKDGMARPTGRDVIGWLNRGEVLMAVGVIGVIMLLILPVPKFLLDLLLAFSLVSSVLILMTAVMMKRPLDFAIFPTVLLVSTLFRLGLNLASTRLILTHGQEGHDAAGQVINAFGQLMMGGNFIIGVIIFAIILVVNFVVITKGSTRIAEVSARFTLDSMPGKQMAIDADLSSGLITEDQAKLRRKELEQESTFFGAMDGASKFVRGDAVAGLIITFINAIGGILIGTLQHGMPAMEAANTYVQLTIGDGLVTQVPAIIISIAAGFLVSKAGVEGTADKAMVTQLATNPVSLGVVSGAAGLIGLIPGMPLIPFAALAIGSGFMAWRLGRNRLKPQPTEAEIAAAAAAAKPKEDVEEPISNILTIDEVKIELGYSLLSLINDLEGRRLTDQIRALRRSLAQEYGFVIPQVRILDNMRLPTQGYAIRIKEMETGAGEVRLGHLMAMDPAGRQVELPGEHMREPAFGLPATWIEEGLREEATFRGYTLVDPSTVLTTHLTEILKDNMADLLSYAEVQKLLKELGPEEKKLVEELVPSVVTVTTLQRVLQSLLREKVSIRDLPAILEGLAEAAPHSSSVTTLVEHVRARLGRQLCWQNKDGDGALPIVTLSPEWENAFAESLIGNGEDKQLAMAPSRLQDFIRAVRDTFERIAMTGENPVLLTGPMTRPYVRSIIERFRGQTVVMSQNEIHPKARLRTLGQV, from the coding sequence ATGAAGGACGGCATGGCGCGCCCGACGGGCCGCGACGTGATCGGCTGGCTGAACCGCGGCGAAGTGCTGATGGCGGTCGGCGTGATCGGCGTGATCATGCTGCTGATCCTGCCGGTGCCCAAGTTCCTTCTGGATCTGCTGCTGGCCTTCTCGCTGGTGTCCAGCGTGCTGATCCTGATGACCGCCGTGATGATGAAGCGGCCGCTGGATTTCGCCATCTTCCCGACGGTGTTGCTGGTCTCGACCCTGTTCCGGCTGGGCCTGAACCTGGCCTCCACGCGCCTGATCCTGACCCACGGCCAGGAAGGTCACGATGCGGCGGGTCAGGTCATCAACGCCTTCGGTCAGTTGATGATGGGCGGCAATTTCATCATCGGGGTGATCATCTTTGCGATCATTCTGGTGGTGAACTTCGTCGTCATCACCAAGGGCTCGACCCGGATCGCGGAAGTGTCCGCCCGCTTCACCCTGGACTCCATGCCGGGCAAGCAGATGGCCATCGACGCCGATCTGTCCTCGGGCCTGATCACCGAGGACCAGGCCAAGCTGCGCCGCAAGGAGCTGGAGCAGGAATCGACCTTCTTCGGCGCCATGGACGGCGCCTCCAAGTTCGTGCGGGGCGACGCCGTCGCGGGTCTGATCATCACCTTCATCAACGCCATCGGCGGCATACTGATCGGTACGCTGCAACACGGCATGCCAGCGATGGAGGCCGCCAACACCTATGTCCAGCTGACCATCGGCGACGGTCTGGTGACGCAGGTGCCAGCCATCATCATCTCGATCGCCGCCGGCTTCCTGGTGTCCAAGGCGGGCGTCGAAGGCACGGCGGACAAGGCGATGGTCACCCAGCTGGCGACCAATCCGGTGTCGCTGGGCGTGGTCTCGGGCGCCGCCGGTCTGATCGGCCTGATCCCCGGCATGCCGCTGATCCCGTTCGCGGCCCTGGCCATCGGCTCGGGCTTTATGGCCTGGCGGCTGGGCCGCAATCGCCTGAAGCCTCAGCCGACAGAGGCGGAGATCGCGGCGGCGGCCGCGGCCGCAAAACCCAAGGAAGACGTCGAAGAGCCCATCTCGAACATCTTGACCATCGACGAGGTGAAGATCGAGCTGGGCTATTCGCTGCTCAGCCTGATCAACGATCTGGAAGGCCGCCGGCTGACCGATCAGATCCGCGCGCTGCGGCGGTCGCTGGCCCAGGAATACGGCTTCGTCATTCCCCAGGTGCGCATCCTCGACAATATGCGCCTGCCGACCCAGGGCTATGCCATCCGCATCAAGGAGATGGAGACGGGCGCGGGCGAGGTGCGGCTGGGCCATCTGATGGCGATGGATCCGGCGGGCCGCCAGGTCGAGCTTCCGGGTGAGCATATGCGCGAGCCCGCCTTTGGCCTCCCGGCGACCTGGATCGAGGAAGGCCTGCGCGAAGAGGCGACGTTCCGGGGCTATACGCTTGTCGACCCGTCAACGGTCCTGACGACCCATCTGACCGAGATCCTGAAGGACAATATGGCCGATCTGCTGTCCTATGCGGAGGTGCAGAAGCTGTTGAAGGAACTGGGTCCCGAGGAGAAGAAGCTGGTCGAGGAACTGGTGCCCAGCGTGGTCACCGTTACGACGCTGCAGCGGGTGTTGCAGTCGCTTTTGCGCGAGAAGGTGTCCATTCGCGATCTGCCGGCGATCCTGGAAGGCCTGGCCGAGGCCGCGCCGCACAGTTCCAGCGTCACGACCCTGGTCGAACACGTCCGCGCGCGCCTGGGCCGCCAACTGTGCTGGCAGAACAAGGACGGCGATGGGGCCCTGCCGATCGTCACCCTGTCGCCGGAATGGGAAAACGCCTTCGCCGAAAGCCTGATCGGCAATGGCGAGGACAAACAGCTGGCGATGGCGCCGTCGCGCCTTCAGGACTTCATCCGCGCCGTGCGCGACACCTTCGAGCGGATCGCCATGACGGGCGAGAATCCGGTGCTGCTGACCGGCCCGATGACGCGGCCCTATGTGCGATCGATCATCGAACGCTTCCGCGGCCAAACCGTCGTGATGAGCCAGAACGAGATCCATCCCAAGGCCCGGTTGCGGACCCTGGGCCAGGTCTGA
- a CDS encoding sensor histidine kinase has translation MSPNPRSQWSRLRDFMRTPSLARSISAMLILAFGLLIVVNATTFVMIQRTFALNETIEHAQQMRRAARTVLIASLNAETSQRGFLLTGRSDFLQPYRDARADMEPALAFLDEGAALDPTLKATVEPIHRLGDKKWDEMENTVALARQGRIGQAIQAVRSGEGKQYMDELRAAIEKFDKLKSDRIDSRRRASEVFGLLTVTMNAIAGLLVIVLALLSAWLVRRYVSEIQSARATLDAANASLEDKVRERTGDLMRANEEIQRFAYIVSHDLRAPLVNVMGYTSELEQAGKIVDKAIYEAEKTRVVDPEIVTAVREEMPEAIGFIRASTEKMDRLINAILKLSREGRRNLLPEPLDMTAMAQNIANSVHHQTEASGARIEVQSLPEIESDRISMEQIVGNLIDNAVKYLDHDRPGEIVVSGEDVPGGWVVYRVADNGRGIAPRDHERIFELFRRSGRQDRSGEGLGLAFVRNSVRRLGGTIDVESELGKGSTFLLKFPKRLILSEPGGAL, from the coding sequence ATGAGTCCGAACCCCCGATCCCAATGGTCGCGCCTGCGCGACTTTATGCGTACGCCGTCGTTGGCCCGGTCGATCTCGGCCATGCTGATCCTGGCGTTCGGGCTGCTGATCGTGGTCAATGCGACGACCTTCGTAATGATCCAGCGCACCTTCGCGTTGAACGAAACCATCGAGCATGCTCAGCAAATGCGGCGCGCCGCGCGTACGGTTCTGATTGCGAGCCTGAACGCCGAAACATCGCAACGCGGCTTTCTGCTGACGGGACGAAGCGATTTTCTCCAGCCCTACCGCGACGCCAGGGCCGACATGGAGCCCGCGCTGGCGTTTCTGGATGAGGGCGCGGCCCTCGATCCGACGCTGAAAGCCACCGTCGAACCCATCCACCGTCTAGGCGACAAGAAATGGGACGAGATGGAAAACACCGTCGCCTTGGCGCGCCAAGGTCGGATCGGACAGGCGATCCAGGCTGTACGGTCGGGCGAGGGCAAGCAATATATGGACGAGCTCCGAGCCGCCATCGAGAAGTTCGACAAGCTGAAGTCCGATCGGATCGACAGCCGACGCCGGGCGTCGGAAGTGTTCGGCCTCCTGACCGTCACGATGAACGCCATCGCGGGTCTGCTGGTCATCGTCCTTGCGCTGCTGTCAGCTTGGCTGGTTCGGCGTTACGTGTCCGAAATTCAATCCGCCCGTGCGACCCTCGACGCCGCCAACGCCAGCCTCGAAGACAAGGTCCGCGAGCGCACCGGCGACCTGATGCGCGCCAACGAGGAGATTCAACGCTTCGCCTATATCGTCAGTCACGACCTGCGTGCACCGCTGGTCAACGTGATGGGCTACACCTCCGAACTGGAGCAGGCGGGCAAGATCGTCGACAAGGCGATCTATGAGGCTGAAAAGACGCGCGTGGTCGATCCCGAGATCGTCACCGCCGTGCGAGAGGAGATGCCCGAAGCCATCGGCTTCATCCGCGCCTCGACCGAGAAGATGGACCGGCTGATCAACGCCATCCTGAAGCTGTCGCGCGAAGGTCGTCGCAACCTGCTTCCAGAGCCGCTGGACATGACGGCGATGGCGCAGAACATCGCCAACAGCGTCCATCACCAGACCGAAGCCTCGGGGGCGCGCATCGAGGTGCAGTCGCTGCCCGAGATCGAGAGCGACCGCATTTCGATGGAGCAGATCGTCGGCAATCTGATCGACAACGCCGTCAAATATCTGGATCACGACCGGCCGGGCGAAATCGTCGTGTCGGGAGAAGACGTGCCGGGCGGCTGGGTCGTCTACCGGGTCGCCGACAATGGGCGAGGCATCGCCCCACGCGACCATGAGCGGATCTTCGAACTGTTCCGGCGCTCCGGAAGACAGGATCGTTCTGGCGAGGGGTTGGGCCTGGCATTTGTGCGCAACAGCGTGCGTCGACTAGGCGGCACGATCGACGTTGAGTCCGAGCTGGGCAAAGGCTCGACTTTTCTGCTGAAATTCCCCAAACGACTGATCCTGTCTGAACCCGGAGGCGCGCTGTGA
- a CDS encoding response regulator, whose product MTQPVKIIMVEDDHGHAKLIEKNIRRANINNEIKHFDEGGAALDYLFSDEILANGPLLILLDLNLPDMSGTDILEKVKANERLRRAPVVVLTTTDDKVEIQRCYDLGCNVYITKPVDYESFAGAIRQLGLFLSVIQAPEI is encoded by the coding sequence GTGACGCAACCCGTCAAAATCATCATGGTCGAAGACGACCACGGCCACGCCAAGCTGATCGAAAAGAACATCCGTCGGGCCAACATCAACAACGAGATCAAGCATTTCGACGAAGGCGGCGCGGCGCTGGACTATCTGTTCAGTGACGAAATCCTCGCCAATGGTCCGCTGCTGATCCTGCTCGACCTCAACCTGCCCGATATGTCGGGCACGGACATTCTGGAAAAGGTGAAGGCCAACGAGCGCCTCCGCCGCGCGCCGGTCGTGGTGCTGACGACGACCGACGACAAGGTCGAGATCCAGCGCTGCTACGATCTGGGCTGCAACGTCTACATCACCAAGCCAGTGGATTATGAATCCTTCGCCGGCGCGATCCGCCAGCTGGGTCTGTTCCTCTCGGTGATCCAGGCGCCGGAGATCTGA